In Candidatus Poribacteria bacterium, one genomic interval encodes:
- the rplP gene encoding 50S ribosomal protein L16 — protein sequence MLMPKRVMRRYVHRGKRRGKPLRGSRINFGEYGLQAMEAGWITSNQIESARVAITRYVRRGGKLWIKIFPHKPLSKQPAETRMGKGKKGPPEHWVAVVKPGRVLYELSGVSLEDAKGAMERAAHKLPIKTKFVARNE from the coding sequence GTGTTAATGCCGAAACGTGTGATGCGCCGGTATGTGCATCGCGGAAAACGCCGTGGAAAGCCGCTCCGAGGTTCAAGGATTAACTTTGGTGAGTACGGCTTGCAAGCGATGGAAGCTGGTTGGATTACCAGTAACCAAATTGAATCGGCACGTGTCGCTATTACGCGATATGTCCGCCGTGGTGGGAAACTTTGGATTAAAATTTTTCCACATAAACCACTCAGTAAACAACCTGCTGAAACACGCATGGGTAAAGGTAAAAAGGGTCCCCCTGAACATTGGGTTGCTGTTGTTAAACCCGGTAGAGTCCTTTACGAATTAAGCGGCGTTTCGCTTGAAGATGCAAAAGGGGCGATGGAACGAGCCGCCCACAAATTGCCAATCAAAACTAAGTTCGTTGCACGGAATGAGTAA
- the tuf gene encoding elongation factor Tu codes for MAKETFERTKPHVNVGTIGHVDHGKTTLTAAITMVLSKLADTDYVMEYDEIDKAPEEKERGITINTAHVEYETENRHYAHVDCPGHADYIKNMITGAAQMDGAILVVSAADGPMPQTREHVLLARQVNVPSLVVFLNKADMVDDEELLELVELEVRELLSDYDFPGDDIPIVIGSALEAMESGGDPGNEACQPILELMAAVDEYIPEPLRDTDRPFLMPIEDIFTISGRGTVVTGRVERGTVEIGNTVEIVGLRETQDTVVTGVEMFKKSLDEGQAGDNLGALLRGVERDEVERGQVLAVPGTVTPHTQFEAEAYILTKDEGGRWNPFFSGYRPQFYFRTTDVTGEMNLPEGIEMIMPGDNAQITVKLSKPIAMEEQLRFAIREGGQTVGAGVVSKIIE; via the coding sequence ATGGCTAAGGAAACATTTGAAAGGACGAAGCCACACGTTAATGTTGGAACAATCGGCCACGTTGACCACGGTAAGACAACGCTGACAGCAGCAATTACTATGGTACTCTCAAAACTTGCCGATACCGATTACGTTATGGAATATGACGAAATCGATAAGGCACCTGAAGAAAAAGAGCGTGGCATTACCATTAACACAGCACACGTTGAATATGAAACCGAGAATCGGCATTACGCACACGTGGATTGCCCCGGACACGCCGACTATATCAAGAATATGATTACTGGTGCGGCACAGATGGATGGCGCAATTCTTGTTGTATCCGCTGCTGATGGTCCTATGCCTCAAACGCGTGAGCACGTGCTACTCGCGCGGCAGGTGAACGTTCCCTCTCTCGTTGTTTTCCTGAACAAAGCAGATATGGTTGATGACGAAGAGTTGCTTGAACTCGTTGAGCTGGAAGTTCGCGAATTACTTAGCGATTATGACTTCCCTGGGGACGACATTCCTATCGTCATCGGTTCCGCTCTTGAAGCGATGGAATCCGGTGGTGATCCCGGTAACGAAGCCTGTCAACCAATTCTGGAACTCATGGCAGCCGTTGATGAGTACATTCCAGAACCTCTGCGTGATACGGACAGACCCTTCCTGATGCCGATAGAAGACATCTTCACCATCAGTGGACGTGGGACCGTTGTAACGGGACGTGTGGAACGTGGGACCGTTGAAATCGGAAACACGGTTGAAATCGTCGGTCTGCGCGAAACACAGGACACCGTCGTCACAGGTGTTGAGATGTTCAAGAAAAGCCTTGACGAAGGTCAAGCCGGTGATAATCTCGGTGCGCTGCTCCGTGGCGTTGAGCGTGATGAAGTCGAACGCGGACAAGTCTTAGCAGTCCCCGGGACTGTTACGCCGCATACTCAATTTGAAGCCGAAGCCTACATTCTCACAAAAGATGAAGGTGGACGCTGGAATCCATTCTTTAGTGGATACAGACCGCAGTTCTATTTCCGCACAACCGACGTAACCGGAGAGATGAATCTCCCTGAAGGCATCGAAATGATTATGCCTGGCGACAACGCACAGATCACCGTAAAACTTTCCAAACCCATCGCGATGGAAGAACAACTCCGATTCGCGATTAGGGAAGGTGGGCAAACTGTCGGTGCCGGTGTTGTCTCCAAAATCATTGAATAA
- the rpsL gene encoding 30S ribosomal protein S12 has product MPTINQLIKKPRKRSRKKTKSPVLEQCPQRRGICLQVKTVTPRKPNSALRKVARVRFTTGYEATCYIPGIDHNLQEHSVVLVRGGKVRDLANVRYHIVRGQLDTAGVDNRRQGRSKYGARKPG; this is encoded by the coding sequence ATGCCGACGATTAATCAATTAATCAAAAAACCGCGCAAAAGATCCCGGAAGAAGACGAAATCACCGGTACTTGAGCAGTGTCCCCAGCGGCGCGGTATATGTTTACAGGTGAAAACGGTAACACCGAGGAAACCGAATTCTGCCCTGCGCAAAGTCGCTCGAGTCCGTTTCACGACCGGCTATGAAGCCACCTGTTACATTCCGGGGATTGATCACAATTTGCAAGAACACTCAGTCGTTTTGGTTCGGGGTGGAAAAGTGAGGGATCTCGCTAACGTGCGTTACCACATCGTCCGTGGGCAGTTAGATACAGCAGGTGTTGATAACCGCCGTCAAGGTCGTTCAAAATACGGGGCGCGGAAACCGGGTTAA
- the rpsS gene encoding 30S ribosomal protein S19 translates to MARSLKKGPYIDTKLAKKVAAMERSGSKRVIRTWSRRSMITPELVGHTLAIYNGKKFFPVYITENMVGHKLGEFSPTRTFRSHAGGGGARR, encoded by the coding sequence ATGGCGCGCTCTCTGAAAAAGGGACCTTACATAGATACGAAACTTGCTAAGAAGGTAGCTGCTATGGAACGTTCTGGTAGCAAACGGGTGATCCGGACTTGGTCCCGTCGTTCAATGATTACCCCTGAGTTGGTAGGACACACTTTGGCGATTTATAACGGCAAAAAGTTCTTTCCGGTGTACATTACGGAGAACATGGTAGGACACAAGCTCGGGGAATTCTCGCCAACTCGCACCTTCCGGTCCCATGCTGGTGGTGGCGGTGCCAGAAGATAG
- the rpsJ gene encoding 30S ribosomal protein S10 has product MDNQKIRIRLKAFDYRLLDLSSKQIAETAKRTGAAVSGPIPLPTKKHTYTVQRSTFKDKKSREQFEMRIHKRLLDILETTPKTVDALMRLDLPAGVDVKITLL; this is encoded by the coding sequence ATGGACAATCAAAAAATTCGCATCCGGCTCAAGGCATTTGACTATCGGTTGTTAGACCTGTCGTCAAAGCAGATAGCAGAAACTGCGAAACGTACGGGCGCAGCTGTCTCTGGTCCGATTCCATTGCCGACGAAAAAGCATACCTACACCGTTCAACGTTCAACGTTTAAAGACAAAAAGTCGCGTGAACAATTTGAGATGCGGATTCATAAACGTCTGCTGGATATCTTAGAGACGACCCCTAAAACCGTTGATGCTTTGATGCGTTTGGACCTGCCGGCAGGTGTCGATGTCAAAATCACGCTTCTTTAG
- the rpmC gene encoding 50S ribosomal protein L29 encodes MKADELRGKTTEELEGELKALKENLFNQKFRNILGQQEDTTLIGKIRKDIARVKTVLRSRSE; translated from the coding sequence ATGAAAGCGGATGAGCTACGAGGAAAGACAACCGAAGAATTAGAAGGTGAACTGAAGGCTCTGAAAGAGAATTTGTTTAACCAGAAATTCCGAAATATCTTAGGCCAACAGGAGGACACAACGCTTATTGGAAAGATCCGGAAGGACATTGCACGTGTGAAAACTGTTCTACGGTCCCGTTCAGAGTAA
- the rpsG gene encoding 30S ribosomal protein S7, translating to MPRRGNISKRDVNPDAVHNSKLVSKFINSLMLDGKKSTAQSILYESFQIIESRTNEDGFAVFRQAINNVKPVLEIRPRRVGSQTYQVPVDVKAERKQRLAFSWLIQSARERGERRMAERLAGEILEASRNEGGAIRRKMDQHRMAEANRAFAHYRW from the coding sequence ATGCCGAGACGTGGAAATATCAGCAAACGGGATGTGAACCCCGACGCAGTTCATAACAGTAAGTTAGTGTCAAAATTCATCAACAGTCTCATGTTGGATGGGAAGAAAAGTACAGCGCAATCAATCCTTTATGAGAGTTTTCAAATCATCGAATCTCGGACGAATGAAGATGGTTTCGCTGTGTTCCGCCAAGCGATCAATAACGTTAAACCGGTGTTGGAAATTAGGCCACGGCGTGTAGGTAGCCAGACTTACCAAGTTCCCGTCGATGTAAAGGCAGAACGGAAACAGCGATTGGCTTTTAGTTGGCTTATCCAATCAGCGCGCGAGCGTGGTGAAAGACGAATGGCAGAACGCCTTGCAGGCGAGATACTTGAAGCATCACGTAACGAAGGCGGCGCAATCCGCAGAAAAATGGATCAGCATCGAATGGCAGAAGCCAATCGAGCTTTTGCGCATTACCGATGGTAA
- the rpsQ gene encoding 30S ribosomal protein S17: MNEERRKHRKSRTGLVTGNSMDKTVAVSLVRRYQHPLYKKVVRKTKKVLAHDEQNSCNVGDVVQVVETRPLSRHKRWRVQAIVSSVQPAND; this comes from the coding sequence TTGAACGAGGAAAGACGAAAACATCGCAAATCTCGGACAGGTCTTGTTACAGGTAACAGTATGGACAAAACTGTCGCAGTTTCACTTGTTCGGCGCTATCAACATCCCCTTTACAAAAAGGTAGTCCGGAAAACGAAAAAGGTTTTGGCTCACGATGAGCAGAATAGTTGTAACGTCGGTGACGTGGTGCAGGTTGTCGAAACCCGGCCGCTGAGTCGTCATAAAAGGTGGCGGGTCCAAGCGATAGTGAGCTCAGTACAACCCGCAAACGATTAA
- the rplC gene encoding 50S ribosomal protein L3 — MVNGIIGRKVGMTQVFEDSGEAVPVTVIEAGPCPIVQLKTQEKDGYQAVQLGFGERKENRVNSPKRGHFAKAEVDPTFVLREFRVQSLEDVSVGSVIDASVFSEGELVDVTGTSKGRGFTGVVKRWKFAGGKKSHGGEQDLRRPGSIGASATPSRVFKGKRMAGRSGAKRHTIQNLPVIQADPERNLLVIKGAVPGPPNGLLLIRKASKAPSAM, encoded by the coding sequence ATGGTTAATGGAATTATTGGTCGCAAAGTCGGCATGACACAAGTCTTTGAGGATTCAGGAGAAGCCGTGCCTGTTACTGTCATCGAAGCAGGTCCTTGTCCAATTGTTCAACTCAAAACGCAAGAAAAAGACGGATACCAAGCAGTTCAGTTGGGTTTCGGAGAACGGAAAGAAAACCGCGTGAATAGTCCAAAGCGTGGACATTTCGCCAAAGCCGAAGTTGATCCAACTTTTGTGCTTCGGGAGTTTCGTGTGCAGAGCCTCGAAGACGTATCCGTAGGAAGTGTTATTGATGCCAGTGTCTTTTCAGAAGGTGAACTTGTTGACGTGACGGGTACCTCAAAAGGACGTGGTTTCACTGGTGTGGTAAAACGCTGGAAGTTCGCTGGTGGTAAGAAGAGCCACGGTGGGGAACAAGACCTTCGGCGTCCCGGCTCAATTGGAGCGAGCGCGACCCCTTCACGAGTCTTCAAAGGGAAACGGATGGCTGGTCGTTCGGGTGCTAAACGCCATACTATCCAAAATTTACCTGTGATTCAAGCCGATCCTGAACGCAACCTGTTGGTGATAAAAGGGGCTGTTCCTGGACCCCCCAACGGTTTACTTCTGATTAGAAAGGCATCTAAAGCACCGAGTGCTATGTAG
- the rplD gene encoding 50S ribosomal protein L4 has protein sequence MSTLAVHNRSGAVLHEKELADVFIDAEVNGPVIHQCVVAYLANQRQGTASTKTRSEVKGSGRKLYRQKGTGRARVGHAKSPIRVHGGVAFGPKPRSYRQYTPKRVRQLGLHSALADRFQNQQCILVEDFTLERPRTKDMVNMLKAVNAEGKVLLVLNEHDTNIRLSVRNIPQVNSCIWNNLNVYQVMWHDTLIITENAAEKLESKFVSISSETEG, from the coding sequence ATGTCAACTTTAGCTGTACACAACAGATCCGGAGCCGTCCTTCACGAAAAGGAATTAGCCGATGTATTTATCGATGCTGAAGTGAATGGCCCTGTTATTCACCAGTGTGTCGTTGCCTATCTCGCCAATCAGCGTCAAGGGACTGCATCGACAAAAACCCGGAGTGAAGTGAAAGGCAGTGGGAGAAAACTCTACCGCCAAAAGGGAACCGGCAGGGCTCGTGTCGGACATGCCAAATCTCCAATTCGAGTGCATGGTGGTGTCGCATTCGGACCTAAGCCGCGCAGTTACCGACAATACACCCCGAAGCGGGTTCGTCAACTTGGGCTCCACAGCGCACTTGCAGACAGGTTTCAGAATCAGCAGTGCATTCTGGTTGAAGATTTCACACTTGAACGCCCGCGAACCAAGGACATGGTCAACATGTTAAAGGCGGTGAATGCTGAAGGAAAAGTGTTGCTGGTTCTCAATGAACACGACACGAATATCCGCCTTTCTGTAAGGAATATTCCACAAGTTAATAGTTGTATATGGAATAACCTCAACGTTTATCAGGTCATGTGGCATGACACACTGATAATCACTGAAAACGCCGCTGAGAAACTGGAATCCAAATTTGTCAGCATTAGTTCAGAGACAGAAGGATAA
- the fusA gene encoding elongation factor G translates to MAEKKNNNSQRLELPHMRNIGIMAHIDAGKTTVTERILYYTGRLYRIGDVDDGTTAMDWMVQEQERGITITAAATTCQWKEHSINIIDTPGHIDFTVEVERSLRVLDGAVAVFCAVGGVEPQSETVWRQADKYDIPRIAFVNKMDRTGADFFRTVEMMEERLGATAIPVQLPIGSAEQFTGIVDLISMKGQIWNIGNDAGSDGTVIQETDIPKEMEEMANDYRDRMLEAIADYDDELLMKYVDGIEISPEEIKVAIRNAVIAGKAVPILCGTALKNKGVQPLLDAIVSYLPAPTDVPPVAGFNPVTEDDEARSPNDNEPFCALAFKIMTDPHVGKLTYLRVYSGVLKKGDTVYNSKTRKHERIGRLMKMHANKREEHQAVYAGDIAAAIGLKDLSTGDTLCDPKAHITLETMVFPLPVMSIAVEPRTQSDIDKLNLALSKLAEEDPTFKVHQDSETGQTLLSGMGELHLKIIVDRLVREFNVSANVGNPQVAYRETILKPVKSVGRFVRQSGGRGQFGHVVIEVEPLEKGTGFEFIDETKGGAIPQEYIPAVRKGIENAMNVGVLAGYPVVDVSVRLVDGSHHAVDSSEMAFSIAGSMAFKDAMKEASPILLEPIMDVEVIVPDEYLGKVIGDLNSRRAQIRNTETQAKSRIQVISVDVPLSEMFGYVKTLRSLTQGRANYSMEFAHYNEVPTSVMEDLISSANR, encoded by the coding sequence GTGGCAGAGAAAAAAAATAACAACTCACAACGCTTAGAACTGCCCCACATGCGAAATATCGGCATCATGGCTCATATTGATGCCGGAAAGACCACTGTAACCGAACGCATTCTGTACTATACCGGTAGACTCTATCGGATCGGCGACGTGGACGACGGCACCACCGCTATGGACTGGATGGTGCAAGAGCAAGAACGCGGTATCACGATTACTGCGGCTGCGACGACTTGCCAGTGGAAAGAACACTCTATCAATATCATTGATACGCCGGGGCATATTGATTTTACCGTCGAAGTTGAACGCTCGCTGCGTGTCCTTGACGGTGCGGTGGCAGTTTTCTGCGCAGTTGGTGGCGTTGAACCCCAATCTGAAACCGTTTGGAGACAAGCGGATAAATATGACATACCGCGAATCGCATTCGTAAATAAAATGGATCGGACGGGTGCTGACTTCTTCCGTACTGTTGAAATGATGGAAGAACGCCTCGGTGCTACGGCAATCCCGGTGCAACTTCCTATCGGTTCGGCGGAACAGTTCACAGGAATCGTAGATCTCATCTCCATGAAGGGCCAGATATGGAACATAGGGAACGATGCTGGTAGTGATGGTACTGTTATCCAAGAAACAGACATCCCCAAGGAAATGGAGGAAATGGCAAATGACTATCGGGATCGTATGTTAGAGGCGATCGCCGATTACGATGACGAACTCCTGATGAAATACGTGGATGGTATTGAAATTTCGCCCGAAGAAATTAAAGTGGCAATACGAAACGCTGTAATTGCTGGCAAAGCTGTCCCAATTCTATGCGGAACCGCTTTAAAAAATAAAGGTGTTCAGCCCCTCTTAGACGCGATTGTTTCCTATCTACCAGCCCCTACGGATGTACCGCCAGTAGCAGGGTTTAATCCAGTGACGGAAGACGATGAAGCACGTTCACCGAATGACAATGAACCATTCTGCGCTTTGGCATTCAAGATTATGACCGATCCCCACGTTGGCAAACTGACTTACCTACGTGTGTACTCTGGTGTCCTCAAGAAAGGGGATACAGTTTATAATAGTAAAACAAGGAAGCACGAACGGATCGGACGGTTGATGAAGATGCACGCGAATAAGCGGGAAGAGCATCAAGCAGTTTATGCGGGCGACATTGCTGCAGCAATCGGCTTAAAAGACCTCTCAACGGGTGATACACTTTGCGATCCGAAGGCGCATATTACGCTGGAAACTATGGTGTTTCCGCTGCCCGTAATGTCTATCGCAGTTGAACCACGAACACAGTCAGATATCGATAAGCTGAACCTTGCGCTCTCGAAACTCGCCGAAGAAGATCCAACCTTCAAAGTGCATCAAGACAGTGAAACAGGACAAACGTTGCTGTCTGGTATGGGAGAACTTCACCTCAAAATCATTGTTGATAGACTTGTACGTGAGTTCAATGTCTCAGCGAACGTTGGCAATCCGCAGGTTGCGTATCGAGAAACAATCCTTAAACCGGTCAAATCTGTGGGGCGTTTCGTCCGTCAGTCTGGTGGTAGGGGTCAATTCGGTCACGTCGTGATCGAGGTTGAACCGCTTGAGAAAGGGACTGGCTTTGAATTCATCGATGAAACCAAAGGTGGTGCTATTCCACAGGAATATATCCCAGCCGTACGGAAAGGCATTGAGAACGCGATGAATGTAGGTGTCCTTGCGGGGTATCCGGTTGTTGATGTATCCGTAAGGTTGGTTGATGGTTCACATCACGCCGTAGATTCATCGGAAATGGCGTTTTCTATCGCCGGTTCAATGGCGTTTAAGGATGCGATGAAGGAAGCGTCACCAATACTCCTTGAACCGATTATGGACGTTGAGGTTATCGTCCCTGACGAATATCTCGGCAAAGTAATAGGAGATTTAAATTCGCGGCGTGCCCAGATACGTAATACGGAAACGCAAGCGAAATCTCGTATTCAAGTTATCAGTGTTGATGTGCCTCTCTCGGAAATGTTTGGGTACGTCAAAACCCTTAGGTCGCTCACACAGGGTAGAGCCAACTACTCTATGGAGTTTGCACACTATAACGAAGTCCCCACGAGTGTAATGGAGGACTTAATTTCATCAGCGAATCGTTAA
- the rplW gene encoding 50S ribosomal protein L23, with amino-acid sequence MKDAYQVILQPLITEKSTILRDSNKYAFVVNREATKPQIRQAAEELFDLEGDILKVRTMRVRGKPKGKMLRYQRGRKPNWKKAIITLREGATIQAFETIL; translated from the coding sequence ATGAAAGATGCATATCAGGTTATATTACAACCCCTAATCACGGAGAAAAGCACAATACTCCGTGATTCTAACAAATACGCGTTTGTTGTCAACCGCGAAGCAACGAAGCCACAAATTCGGCAAGCTGCGGAAGAATTGTTTGATCTCGAAGGAGATATTCTCAAAGTTCGTACGATGCGAGTTCGCGGCAAACCTAAAGGTAAAATGTTGCGTTATCAACGTGGTAGAAAACCGAATTGGAAGAAAGCGATTATTACCCTAAGAGAAGGGGCAACCATCCAAGCCTTTGAAACTATATTATAG
- the rpsC gene encoding 30S ribosomal protein S3: MGQKTHPRGLRLGIIETWDSKWYSERDYAKWLHEDFKIQEFVKEQLARAGISRVEVERVADRCSINIHTARPGIVIGRRGAEAEKLQALIEKEVGCSVRINVSEIREPELDAQLVAEDVATQIERRAGFKQAMRRKISGSIQAGALGVKIMVSGRLDGKEIARAESSIEGRVPLHTLRADVDYGFTEANTTYGKIGVKTWIFKGEIIGVPDKLKGEPSVRRQSGRREDTGSQRSERRRGDRRSGQSGEQGRGRGRRRQRRGAGNSQNR; the protein is encoded by the coding sequence GTGGGACAAAAAACTCATCCGCGTGGATTACGCTTAGGAATCATTGAAACGTGGGATTCAAAGTGGTACAGTGAACGCGATTACGCCAAGTGGCTCCACGAAGATTTTAAAATTCAGGAGTTCGTCAAAGAGCAACTTGCGCGTGCTGGTATTTCGCGTGTTGAAGTGGAACGCGTTGCTGACCGCTGCAGTATTAATATCCATACAGCCCGCCCAGGTATCGTGATCGGTCGTCGCGGCGCAGAAGCTGAGAAGCTACAAGCACTCATCGAAAAAGAGGTCGGTTGTTCTGTCCGGATTAATGTCTCGGAAATCAGAGAACCAGAACTTGATGCCCAACTCGTTGCAGAAGACGTAGCGACACAAATAGAACGCCGTGCTGGCTTTAAACAAGCGATGCGGCGTAAAATTTCCGGTTCAATACAAGCAGGTGCATTGGGCGTTAAAATCATGGTGAGTGGCAGGTTGGATGGCAAGGAAATTGCCCGTGCGGAGTCGAGTATTGAAGGACGGGTACCTCTTCACACACTCAGAGCCGATGTTGACTACGGGTTTACGGAAGCAAACACAACATACGGTAAGATCGGGGTCAAAACGTGGATTTTTAAAGGTGAAATTATTGGGGTCCCGGACAAATTAAAAGGTGAACCGTCTGTCCGTCGTCAATCTGGACGACGTGAGGACACAGGTTCGCAACGTTCCGAACGTCGCCGTGGTGACAGACGTTCTGGACAATCCGGTGAACAGGGTAGAGGCAGAGGTCGTCGCAGGCAACGTCGGGGCGCGGGGAACTCTCAGAATCGTTGA
- the rplV gene encoding 50S ribosomal protein L22, with protein sequence MEARSKIRNASVAPRKARLVADLVRNQYVEDALSQLRFTHKAASPIIYKLIQSAAANAQYQDPNIDITNLYVKEIRVDEGITRKWIRPRARGMANRILKRSSHIVVVVDEESTVDDE encoded by the coding sequence ATGGAAGCCAGATCTAAGATTAGGAACGCGTCGGTTGCGCCACGGAAAGCGCGCTTAGTAGCCGATCTCGTCCGTAATCAGTATGTTGAGGATGCGTTAAGTCAGCTGCGCTTTACGCATAAAGCCGCGTCCCCTATAATTTATAAACTGATTCAGTCAGCAGCTGCAAATGCGCAATATCAGGATCCGAACATTGATATCACAAACTTATATGTCAAAGAGATTCGGGTTGATGAAGGGATTACGCGGAAATGGATACGTCCCCGGGCGCGAGGCATGGCAAATAGAATTCTAAAACGGAGCAGTCATATTGTCGTTGTTGTTGATGAGGAGAGTACCGTAGATGATGAATAG
- the rplB gene encoding 50S ribosomal protein L2 — translation MPKTYSPITPSRRFMTGYTFEEITRSKPEKSLVKGMKQRAGRNASGRMTVRRRGGGHKRRYRVIDFKRDKFGIPAKVASIEYDPNRSAHIALLHYVDGEKRYILAPVGIQVGDMLSSGADAEIRVGNALPLERIPLGSSIHNIEMRPGKGGQLVRSAGAAAQLVDREGKYARIRLPSGEIRLVPVQAMATLGQVGNVSQIVIGKAGRSRWLGKRPKVRGVAMNPIDHPHGGGEGKSSGGRHPVTPWGVPTKGYKTRNPKKKSGRYIVGKRK, via the coding sequence GTGCCTAAAACTTATTCACCGATAACCCCAAGTCGCCGGTTTATGACGGGGTATACCTTTGAAGAAATTACGCGGAGCAAACCGGAAAAATCTCTTGTCAAAGGTATGAAGCAGAGAGCTGGTCGAAACGCCAGTGGTCGTATGACAGTGAGACGGCGTGGTGGCGGCCACAAACGTCGATACCGAGTCATTGACTTCAAACGAGACAAGTTTGGCATCCCTGCTAAAGTTGCCTCAATTGAATACGATCCGAACCGGTCAGCACATATAGCACTGCTACACTATGTTGACGGCGAAAAACGCTACATTCTTGCGCCTGTTGGTATTCAGGTTGGCGACATGTTAAGTTCAGGTGCGGACGCGGAAATTCGCGTCGGTAATGCTTTACCGCTCGAAAGGATTCCGCTCGGCTCCTCAATTCATAACATAGAGATGCGTCCTGGCAAAGGCGGACAACTGGTGCGGAGTGCTGGTGCTGCTGCGCAATTGGTTGACAGAGAAGGAAAATACGCGCGTATCCGACTTCCGTCAGGCGAGATTCGGCTTGTCCCTGTGCAAGCAATGGCAACGCTTGGACAGGTCGGCAACGTTAGCCAGATCGTCATCGGTAAAGCGGGTCGCTCAAGATGGCTCGGAAAACGACCGAAGGTTCGTGGCGTGGCGATGAATCCGATTGATCATCCACACGGCGGTGGAGAAGGAAAGAGTTCCGGTGGTAGACATCCAGTTACCCCTTGGGGCGTTCCAACGAAGGGGTATAAGACCCGAAATCCGAAGAAGAAATCGGGTCGCTATATTGTTGGAAAACGTAAATAA